CTGTCCTCCGCGGCCTTCATGGCCGCCATCCTGGGCGGGGTGATTTCCTGGGGCATTAACGAGGCGGCCTTCCGGATGCGGAAACGCCGCGCGGCATTGGAGAAGAAGAAGAACCGGAAGAAAGACGGGAAGCGCTGACCCCCCCGCCGGGGCGGGCCCCGGCGCGCAGAGAAGACGATTCATGGCAGAAATTTGGGACATGCTCGACCATCTGGACCGGAATCCCGGCGACCACGAGGAACGCTGGAAGCTGGCGAAGAAGTTCTACGCCGCCTGGGAATACGAGCAGGCCCTTGAGCAGCTGCTGGTCCTCAAGAAGGAATGGGAGCCCCGGCTGAACGTCAGCCGGTATCTGGCGGCGACCTATTACCGGCTCGGGAAGAACGAAGAGGCCCTCGAAGAACTGCGCGACGCCCTGAACCGGTGGCCGGACGAGTTGTCGCTGAAAGAGCAGATGACGCGGGTGCTGGAGACGCTCAAGGACTACGCCGGCGCGCGCGGGGCGTGGGAGGAAATCCGGGAGGCGCAGCCCGACCATCCGCTGGCGGAAAAGGCCCTGGAGCGCCTGAAGCGCAGCGAGCGCAAGGCGGCGGAGCGCACCAAGCGCAACAAACCCCCCGGGGCTCTGGCCTTCGCCGGCGCCACAAAGGTCTGCCCGGTCTGCGGGGCCGCCAACCTCGATGACGCGACGGAGTGCTGGCAGTGCGGGGAGGGCGGCCGGGGCGTGAAGACGCCGGAGCCGCGCACCGCCCCCGCGGGCGCGGCGGGAAGGACGGTCACCCTGAGCCCGGAAACCGCCGCGGTCGCCGCGGTCACAGTGGTCGCGCTGCTCCTGCTGGCCGGAGGGTATGGGACCGTGCTGATGCTGCGCGACGCGGGGGCCGCGGTGGAGGATCCCCGCCCCGTCGCGACCCTGGCCGACGTGTGGGCCCGGCAGATGCCGGCCAGCCGGATTTTCGCCGGCATCGCCATCATCTTCCTGTGGCCGCTTGTCCTGCGGCTGGCCCTGCGGCTGGTCCGCCAGGCCCGCCCGGCCCCGCCCGTGGTGGTAAACCTCTCGGCCGTCTTTCTGGGCGCCCTGGGCTACGCCCTCTCCTTCCTGCCCCATCCGGCAAATGTCCTCGCCCTGCTGCTGCCCGCGCTGGTGTCGCTGGTGCTGCTGCTCACGCTTTTCAGGCTGACCCCGCCCAAGGCCGCCGCAGCGTGGGGCATCCAGTGTCTTCTGGTCTTTGGCGCGGGCACGCTGCTGTTCTTCGCGTCAGAGTCGCTCCAGCTGGGCATGGCGGTCAACCCCCTGCGCGAGCTGCACACTGTCGCCCGCCACCTCGGCGACGCGGGCCGGCACGGCAACCCGGGCATGTACCAGATGCCCGCCGAAACCCTGCCCTGGGAGCAGCGGGTCGTCTGGCGGGAGACAGGTTCCTCGTGGCTGGACCGGCGGGCGGGGCCCGTCGCGTTTGTGGTCGTTCCGGAGGGGGACGTCCCCGAGGTCAAATTCCAGATTTATGACGAGACGGGGGTGCGGGTGTTTGACTATGTGACGGAGCGCCCCTACACGCGGTTCTTCGAGGTGGAGTCTGGAAAGGAGTACCGGATCGTCGCAGAGGGCCCCCCGGGAAAAGCCGCCCGGGTCATCGTGCAGAGCCTGCTGATCCCCGAGTTTCTATGACCCTTTCGCCTCCCGCGCCCGCCGCCGCGCCTCCCAGTGTTCCCATTCCCCCGCGCGGCCGGTGACCCGGAGAATCTCCCACGCGCGCGCGTTGCCCGGCCACCGGAACACGCATTCCACCGCCGCCGCCCGCGCCTCCTCCCCCCGGCCCAGGGCGTGCAGTGCCTCCGCCCGCAGCAGGTGCAGCCGCCCCGTGTCGGCGTCGCGGCGGCCCGCCGCCAGACGGCCGAGGGCCTCGGAGGGCCGCCCCTGCGAAAGCAGCAGGATGGCGTGGTCCTCCCCCGCCTGCGGCGGCGGCCATGCGCCGGAAAACACCCGCCGGTAGGCCGCGTCGGCGCCTGGATCCCCCGCGAGATGCAGGTCTTCCGCGTGCCGCAGCAGCCGGCTGGGCCGCACCACGCCCCAAAAACACCCCGCAACCGCCGCGCACACCAGCAACGCCGCGGCGCACCGAAGGCCCCCCTCCCCCGCCCGCCCTCCGGAGACGGCCGTCTCCGCCGGCCTTTGGGTGCCGGCGCCGCAAAGCAGCAGCAGCCCCGCCCAGGCGTGCGGGACGCTCTTGAGGCCCGCGTTCATGCAGCAGAACACGGCGAGCGCGGCCAGCGCGCCGAGAACCCCTGCGGAGGGCCTCCGAAAGCGGCCCCGGCGCAGGTTCCCGAGCCAGAATGCGGCAAGCGCGGCCAGCGCCGCAGCCCCCGCGAGGCCGTTCTCCGCCAGAAACTGGAGCGGCTCACCGTGGGCGTTGTCCGCGTGCAGCTCGTTGTGCGTGTGCCGCCCGCCGCCGTCCGCCCACAGCACGCGCCCCAGATGCCAGGGGCTTTCGCGGGCGAAATCGCCCAGCCCCGCGCCGGTCGCCGGGCGGTCCAGAAACATGTCCCACGCCCCCGCCCACAGCCACCGGCGGACATGGTAGCCCGTGTCGCCCGCGTCAAACGTGGCGTCCACCCGCGCCAGCACGGGGGACAGCACGGGAAGCGCGGGCAGCACCAGCGCCGCGAGCACAGCCCCCGCCGCGATCCGCCGCCGCCAGGGGATTCCGCGCCGACACAGGGCGGAAGCCGCCGCCACCGCACCGCCCACGGCCGCCGCCAGCCAGGCGGAGCGGCTCATGGACACCGCGAGCCCGCCGGTGCAGCACAGGGCCGCTAAAAGGTCCGCAAAGGCGCCTGTCCGGCCCGCCCGGCACCCCTCCGCCAGACGGCGTGACAGGAGCCCGATGCCTGCGGCCAGCGCCAGGGCGGCGTATCCGCCGAGCAGATCCTGGTTGCCGAACACGGAATAGGCCGGCTGGTCGTAGCCCGGAAAGACGGGAAAGAGCCGGGGGAGCCTCCCGGCGTATTGCAGCACCGCCAGCGCGGACACCGCCGCGCCGGACAGCAGCACCGCCCGCAGCAGTCCCTCGTCGCTGTCCCGGCCCAAGAGGTCCGCAACCAGCAGCAGGCCGGAGATGAGGAGCCCCGCCCGCACGAGGGCGGCGCGGGTCCACCAAGTCAGCTCTCCGGATTCCAGGAAGGCCATGCCCGCGAGAAACACAAAGAAGGCCGCCAGAGCCAGGGCGAAATCGCGCCCCGCCGCGCGCGGGGGCCGCGCCGCCAGCCACAGGGGCAGCATGACCAGCACCCACAGGGCAAGCGCGGCCTCCTTGGCATGAAGGAAGGAGGTCAGGCCATAGGACCACGGACAGGCGACCAGCACGGGGGATGCAAACAGGAAAACGGTCCGGAGGCGGGCAAGCTTTCCGTCCTGGGGGGGAATGTCGGGTTCAGGGATCATTTGCCGGTGCTGCGTGCCTGCGGGGGTGTGGTCCGCTCATTCGGACACGCGGACATCATACCCCAAACGCGCCACCGCCTGTGCGAGGGCCTCCGCGGGCAGGTCTCCGCCCGTGACCGTCGCGCGGCCCGCCGCCAGGTCCACCACCACCTCGGCGCCCGCCGCAGCCCCGCGCACCGCGCGCGCCACGGCGTTCGCGCAGTGGCTGCACGTCATGCCGCCCACCTCCAGGGTGACCGTGGCCGCCCCCGCAGGGACGGGACGTTCCCCGGCGGCGCGGGAAACCCGCCGCAGCACACGGGGCTCAAGCACGCTCCACACCAGCACGCCCACCAGCACGGCCGCCCACAGGGGGCCGCCCCCGGCCTCCGCGCCGTGCATCGCGTGGGCCGGGTCCAGGGTGCCGCCGGAGAAGCCCAGCGAGAGCGCGTCAAAGCCGAGTCCCGCGCCCAGGGCGGTCAGCACGACGGCCGCCAGATAGAGGAGTGCGGTCCGCCGCCCCATCATTTTCCACACCGTCGCCAGCGTCGCCGCATTGGTCGTGGGGCCCGCGATCAGAAAGGCCAGCGCCGCCCCCGGCGAAACGCCCAGGTGAACGAAACTGACCGCCAGTGGGATGCTCGCCGTGGCGCAGACATACAACGGCACGCCCACGGCGATCATGACGAGCATGGCCGGAAGCCCTTCCCCCAGCGAGGGGCCCAGCACCCCCGGTGGCGCGAGGGCCGAGACGGCCCCCGCGATCACCATTCCAACCGCGAGCGGCCGCGCAATGTCGCCCGGCAGCGTCACCAGCCCGTAATGCAGCGCGTGCAGCGTCTTCGCCCACGCCCCCGCCGGCGGTGACGCGTCCCCGTCATGGCAGCCGTCCGGGCAGCATTCCGCTTTGCGGTCCGCCGCCCGCGCGGTTTCCTCCGGCTCACCGAAGAGCATCACCAGCGCGCCGCCCAGCAGGCCGCTCAGCAGGGCGATCACCGGGCGGAACACGCCCATGAGCGGCCCCAGCATGCCCCAGGTCGCCAGAATGGAGTCCACCCCGGTCTGCGGCGTGGACAGCAGGAAGCCCGTGGCCGCGGCGCGGCTCGCCCCGCGCGCGCGGATGGACGCCGTCACAGCGATCACCCCGCAGGAGCACAAAGGCAGCGGCACGCCCAGCAGCACGCTCTTGAGAACGGGTCTGAAGCCGCGTCCGCCGAGATGGCGCTCAAACCATTCCGGCGACACAAAGGCGCTCAGCCCGCCCGCCACAAGGAACCCGAAAAGCAGGTAGGGGGACATCTGTCCGGCCACCACCCAGGTTTCCCGCGCTATGTCCAGAATCACGGCCATCGTTTGTCACACCATTTCTCTTTCAACGGAAACCCGGCTTCTTGCGCGGTCATTCCCCCCCGCACGGGCACGGACCCGCCTTCGCGACCCGTCCCTGTCATTTTCCCCTGTAGTCCGTGGTCAATTCGTCCGCCGTGATGGGCCGC
Above is a genomic segment from Candidatus Hydrogenedentota bacterium containing:
- a CDS encoding O-antigen ligase family protein, which produces MIPEPDIPPQDGKLARLRTVFLFASPVLVACPWSYGLTSFLHAKEAALALWVLVMLPLWLAARPPRAAGRDFALALAAFFVFLAGMAFLESGELTWWTRAALVRAGLLISGLLLVADLLGRDSDEGLLRAVLLSGAAVSALAVLQYAGRLPRLFPVFPGYDQPAYSVFGNQDLLGGYAALALAAGIGLLSRRLAEGCRAGRTGAFADLLAALCCTGGLAVSMSRSAWLAAAVGGAVAAASALCRRGIPWRRRIAAGAVLAALVLPALPVLSPVLARVDATFDAGDTGYHVRRWLWAGAWDMFLDRPATGAGLGDFARESPWHLGRVLWADGGGRHTHNELHADNAHGEPLQFLAENGLAGAAALAALAAFWLGNLRRGRFRRPSAGVLGALAALAVFCCMNAGLKSVPHAWAGLLLLCGAGTQRPAETAVSGGRAGEGGLRCAAALLVCAAVAGCFWGVVRPSRLLRHAEDLHLAGDPGADAAYRRVFSGAWPPPQAGEDHAILLLSQGRPSEALGRLAAGRRDADTGRLHLLRAEALHALGRGEEARAAAVECVFRWPGNARAWEILRVTGRAGEWEHWEARRRAREAKGS
- a CDS encoding SO_0444 family Cu/Zn efflux transporter: MAVILDIARETWVVAGQMSPYLLFGFLVAGGLSAFVSPEWFERHLGGRGFRPVLKSVLLGVPLPLCSCGVIAVTASIRARGASRAAATGFLLSTPQTGVDSILATWGMLGPLMGVFRPVIALLSGLLGGALVMLFGEPEETARAADRKAECCPDGCHDGDASPPAGAWAKTLHALHYGLVTLPGDIARPLAVGMVIAGAVSALAPPGVLGPSLGEGLPAMLVMIAVGVPLYVCATASIPLAVSFVHLGVSPGAALAFLIAGPTTNAATLATVWKMMGRRTALLYLAAVVLTALGAGLGFDALSLGFSGGTLDPAHAMHGAEAGGGPLWAAVLVGVLVWSVLEPRVLRRVSRAAGERPVPAGAATVTLEVGGMTCSHCANAVARAVRGAAAGAEVVVDLAAGRATVTGGDLPAEALAQAVARLGYDVRVSE